A window of Geothrix edaphica genomic DNA:
CCAGGGCCCCGGTGGTGCCGAGGACCAGCATCACCACACCCAGGCCCAGGCAGTACACGGCGAAACCGTTGAGCCTCGGCTTCCGGGTGAAGCGGTCGAGGAGCCCGATGGCGAGATAGCCCGAGATGGCCGCGGCCAGGACGCCCACCCCGCAGAGCAGGGCCGGGGAGGCGGAGCCGGCGGGGAAGGTCAGGTCCGCCGGCAGGGGCTGATGCCTGAGCAGGGGCTTCACCAGACCGCGCAGCTCCACCACGGCGGCGGCGGCAATGGTCGGCACGCCCAGGAGGAAGCTGAACCGGGTCGAGGCTGGGAGCCTCAGGCCCTGGAACACGCCCATGGCGATGGTGGACCCGGAGCGGGACAGCCCGAAGCCGCCGCCGATGCCCTGGATGGCGCCCACGGCCAGTGCGTCCGAGGCCCGAAGGTCGCCGAGGCCCCGTCCCGCCTGATCCTCATGGCGCAGGTTGTTCCGCTGACAGCTGAGGCGGTTGGCGAGGTAGAGCAGGCCGGAGGTGCAGACCAGCCCAATGCCGTAGACCCAGAGGTGGTCCTTCGCGGCCTCCTTCACGCCCTTGGTGGCCAGCCCGAAGAGGCCCGTCGGGATCATGGCGAGGAACAGCCAGAGGGCCAGCTTCCGGCCCTCCGAGTCCCGGCCCAGGCAGCCCATGGCCACCTGGAACAGCTCCCGGCGGAAATAGATCGTCAGCGCGATCAGGGTGCCCCCGTGCAGCAGCACGTCGAAGGCCAGGGGCATGGGCCGCCCGCCGAACATCAGGTGCTCGGCCAGGGTGAGGTGCGCGGTGGAGGACACCGGCAGGAATTCCGTCAGGCCCTGGATCAGACCCAGGAGGATGGCGTGGAGCGGATTCATTCGTTCTCCGGCACAAAGAGACAGTGTGCCAGAGCCTTCAGGCTTCCCGGGGAAGTGCCCGCAGGAGGGCCAGGTACTCGCGGTGTTCCTTCCAGCCCCGAACCATGGCCAGGGCACCCCAGATCAGCACCAGGTAAATGAGGACGAGCAGGCCGATGCCGGTGACATCGCCGAAAAGTCCCCACCCAGTCTTCAGGGGAGGTGCCGGGGGGCCGAAGCTGAAAAGGAAGAGGGGGATGAGCCAGAGGATGCACTGGCCGACCAGGACGGCATAGGCCCGCGCCTCCTCGATGCCGCGAATGACCCAGGGCATGGGTAGGAGGTACAGGAACGGCATCAGCAGGATCCACATGGGAGGAGGGAAGAGGGCGGCCCGGGGCTGGTTCGCTTGCAGGAATCCAGACGTGAAGGCATAGAGGGCCGCCAACAGCACCGTGATGAGGAACAGTGCAAGGCCCAGGATCCAGAACCAGCGCTGGCGTTCGTAGGCGCCGTCGGGCGAGGCTTTCACAGTGCCGAGGCCCCGGTAAAGCGCACGGCCAAACACGCCTTTGAGTACCAGCCAGAGGAAGGGTACCCAGACGAGGTACTCAATGAAGAGGTGATCCAAGACCTGGGCCCCCATGAAATTCGGGCTCAGCGCGGCGATGACCAGGACGACGGCCAGCAGCCCTCCCAGGGCCGTGGCCAGGCCGCTCTTGCGGGACTGGAAGGTGGCATAGTCGCGGGTCAGGGCGGCCAGGGCTGCAAGGTCCGGCCCGTCGAGATCGGTCGTGGTCATGACTTTCCTTCCTTCGGGAGCAGGGCCCGGAGCTGCTGGTGATAGGTGCGGAGGGCGGCGCGTCCGTCCTCCGTGATGCGGAAGCTGGTGACGGGGATGCGGCCCTGGAAGGTCTTGACCGTTTCCAGATACCCGGCCGCTTCCAGCTTTTGCGTGTGGCTCGAGAGGTTGCCCTTGCTCAGGCCGGTGACCCGCTGGAGGAAGAGGAAGGCCACTTCCTCCGCCGCGGCCAGCACGGTGAGGATGGCCAGCCGGGCCGGCTCGTGGACCATCCGATCGAGGGCGAGAATGGCCTTGGGACTGGTTCCGCTTTTGTTCATGAAACAAGTTTGCGTTGCAAACCTGTTTCGTCAATCAAAAATGTCCGCCCATGTTTGAATCTCCCCATGCGATCCATCGACCTCCGCTCCGACACCGTGACCCAGCCCTCGAAGGAGATGCGCGCCGCCATGGCGGCCGCGGAAGTCGGGGACGACGTGCTGGAGCACGATCCCACCATGGTCCGGCTGGAGGGCCGGGTGGCCGACCTGCTGGGGCTTGAGGCGGCGCTGTGGGTGCCCTCCGGCTGCATGGGCAACCTCATCGGCCTGATGCTCCACCTGAAGCGGGGTGACCGCTTCCTCGCCCCGGCCCAGGCCCACGTGCTGGGCGCGGAGCTGGGCACGGGCGCCTGGCTGGCGGGCGGCATGCCCGAGGCCCTGGCCTGGGAGGGCGGCCCCGGCCGGCCCACCCCGGGGCAGGTGACCAGGGCCGCGGGGTCGCCCGGTCCCTACTACTCGCTGCGCACGACCCTGCTCTGCCTGGAGAACACCCACAACTTCGCGGGGGGGGCCGTGACGCCTCAGGCCGAGCATCGCGCCCTGGTGGCTGCCGCCAAGGCCGCGAAGCTGGCGGTGCACCTGGATGGCGCGCGGATCTGGCACGCCGCGACCGCGCTGGGGCTTGCGCCCTCCGCGCTCACCGAAGGCGTGGATACCGTGCAGGTTTGCCTCAGCAAGGGGCTGGGTGCGCCGATGGGATCGCTGCTGGCGGGTACGAAACCCGCCATGGCCGAGGCTCGCCGCCTGCGGAAGATGCTGGGCGGCGGGGTCCGCCAGGGCGGCGTCGTGGCCGCAGCGGGCCTGGTGGCCCTGGACTACCTGCCGCGGGTGGCCGAGGACCACGCCAAGACCCGGCGGCTCGCCGAGGGACTGCGGGGCTTCGGCATTGCCGCTCCCACTCCGGAGACCAACATCCTGCTGGTGCCCGTGCCCGATGCCGGCGCGGCCCTCGCGGCCCTGGAGGCCGTCGGCGTCCGGGCCCTGCCGGTGGGATCAGCGGTCCGCTTCATCCCGCACCGCGATCTGGAGATGGCCGACATCGAGGAGGCCCTGCGCCGCATCGAGCCCCTCGCCCACCTGCTGCGGGCTGCCTGACCATGAAAGCCCGTCTCATCCTTGCGGTTGTGGTGGTGCTCGCCCTGGCGGCGGGCGGTTACTGGTGGTACCAGGACACCCTGGTGCCGGTGCCCCTGGCTTCGGGCGACCAGCTGTTCGTGCCCGGCCAGCCCGAGTTCGGCGAGGACGAGGCGGTGGTCGAGGCGTTGCTGCCTCCGGGGCCGGGGGCCGAGGCCTTCCTCGTCGCCCAGTCCGATCTCGCGCTGCTGGAGAAGGCGCCCGAGGGCGGGTGGATGGGACAGCTGCTGTCCAGTCTGGATGGTTCCCGGCACGGCCGGCGGTGGCGCCTTGCAGTGCGTCCAGGCTGGCGGATGCAGGACGGGACCCTGCTGGATGCGGCCCGGGTCGCCAAGGCCGTCGCGCCCGAGGCGAGCCGTCTGGGCGGAACCGTCCGCGTGATCGACGGGGCCAGCCTCGAGCTGCGCTTCCAGTCCCGGCAGGGAGACCTGCCCGCCCGGCTCACCGGATGGCGGGTGCCCGGCAGCGGACCTTTCGTGCGCCAGGGCATGACCCTCACCCGCTTCGAGCGGTTCACCCCCGGCCGGCCGGGCCTGGCGGGGGTGAGAGTCGCCGTGGATCCGGCCCTGCTGGAAAGCCGCGCCTGGTCCGCAGGGCTGGCTTCCGGCCGCTGGGCCTGGGCCGTGTTCCCCGGCCAGATCGCCCCCGAGGACATGGCGAAGGTCCGCATCGCACCCTATGACGAGTACCGCCTGAAGAACGGCTCCGTGTGGTTCCTCTCCCGGCGCATGCGGCGCTTGCGGCCGGATCCTTCGGATTGGACCCGCACCCGGCTCTTCGGCGTATGGAAGAGTTCCACAGAGTTGCCGTACGACCCGCTGGGCTTCTAGCCGTCACTCCAGATTGGCCGACTGCTCGCGGATCTGATCCAGCGCGCCCTTGGCTTCCATGACCGCGCGGGTCATGGCGATGCGCTTGCACTTGCTGCCGGTGGTGTTCAGCTCGCGCAGGACCTCCTGGCACCACACATCGATGGCCTTGCCTTCGAGGCGACCGGTGGCGAGGCGTTCGGCGAAGTCGTCGAGGTGGGCGGCGAGGCGGGTCAGCTCTTCGCGCACATCCTGGCGCTCGGCCAGCACGCCCGCTTCCGCCAGCAGGCGCTCGGCGGGGAGCTGGCCGGCGAGGCGGGCGTCCTCCAGGAGCTGTTCGATGCGCTGGCGGTAGAGGCCGGGGAGCTCGGCGGCCTGGAGATCCGCCTCGGCCTGGAGGCGTTCGCACAGGGAGCAGAGCCGCGCCAGCCCATCCACGAAGAAGGGGCGCAGCCGCTCGGCCTCGCGGGCCCGGCCTTCATTCCAGGTTTCGAGCAGGGCCGCCAGGGCTTCGCGCACGGGCGCCTCCATGCGCTCACCCAGGTCCGAGGCGGGGGACTGGAAGGCGCCGGGCAGGCGGAAGAAGGCCTCGGCAGTGAGGGGCGGAAGATTCAGCCATTCCGCGTCCTCCTGCCAGCCTTTGGCCACGGTCCGGAGCAGGGCGCGGTTCATGCGGGGTTCCAGGGAAGGCTCGTCCTGGACCTCCACGGTGAGGTCCAGCTTGCCGCGCTGGGCCGCTTCGCGCACCTGGGCCCGGAGCCCGGCCTCCAGGGGGAACAGGGCGGGGGGCAGGCGCAGGCTGAGGTCCAGGGCCTTGCTGTTGACGCTGCGGAGGGACAGCCGCAGCTGCCCGGCGGCCAGGGGCCGGACGACCTCGGCGAAGGCGGTCATGGATCTCATCAGGAACCCCGGAGGTTGATCCTCCAGGGTAGCGCGTCACTGTCCGCCGATGGCCAGCCAGGGCGCTTCGGCGCGTCGCCGGACCTCATAGGCTTCAATGTCGGCCAGGTTCGCCTCGCTGCGCTTGATCTCATCCAGGCCTTCCAGCAGGGTGGCCTTCCGGGTGGGCTCGATCTCGAAGCGGAAGCCGCAGCTCGCGCCGCTCACGGTCTGGGCGGGCAGGTCCACCGTGAGGAGGCCTTCTTCAGCCGCGAGCCGGGTGATGGCCTCTGCGGGCAGGACCACCGGCAGGATCCCGTTGGCGAAGCAGTTGTTGAAGAAGATGTCGGCGAAGCTGGGCGCGACGACGCAGCGGATGCCGAAATCCAGCAGGGCCCAGGGGGCATGCTCGCGGCTGGAGCCGCAGCCGAAGTTCGGGCCCGAGAGCAGGATGGCGGCCTGCCGGTACGGCTCGCGGTTCAGCAGGAAGTCCGGCAGTTCCCGGCCCTCGGGGCTGTAGCGGAGCTCATGGAAGAGGTGGCGGCCCAGGCCCGAGCGTACGAGGGTGGTGAGGAACTGCTTGGGGATGATGAGGTCCGTGTCCACGTTGGCGCGGAGGAGCGGCGCGGCGATACCGGTGAGGGTGGTGAAGGGGACCATCAGCGCACCTCCATGCGGCGGACATCCGTGAAGTGGCCCGCCACGGCGGCGGCGGCGGCCATGGCCGGGCTCACGAGGTGGGTGCGGCTGCCGCGGCCCTGGCGGCCCTCGAAGTTGCGGTTGCTGGTGCTGGCGCAGCGCACCCCGGCCTCCAGGCGGTCCTCGTTCATGCCGAGGCACATGCTGCAGCCGGGCTGGCGCCACTCGAAGCCCGCCTCCAGGAAGATGCGGTCCAGGCCCTCGGCCTCGGCCTGGCGCTTCACCAGGCCCGAACCGGGAACCACCAGTGCCCGCACGCCCTGCGCCACCTTCCGGCCGCGGGCGATGCCTGCGGCTTCGCGCAGGTCCTCGATGCGGCCGTTGGTGCACGAGCCGATGAACACGGCCTGGATGCCGATGGCCTCCATGGGCGTGCCCGGCTCCAGACCCATGTAGGCCAAGGCCCGCAGGATGGCTTCGCGCTCATCTGCGTTGCGGCCCTGGGCAGGATCCGGCACGCGGCCCGTGATGTCCGTGACCCACTGGGGGCTGGTGCCCCAGGTGACCTGGGGCGCGAGGTCGTGGAGGTCGATCACCACCTCCTGGTCGAAGACCGCCTCAGAATCCGAGACGAGGGTGCGCCAGTGGGCCACCGCGGCGTCCCACAGGGCGCCCTTCGGCGCGAGGGGTCGCCCCGCCACGTAGGCGAAGGTGGTGTCGTCGGGGGCCACCAGGCCCGCCCGGGCGCCGCCCTCGATGCTCATGTTGCAGAGGGTCATGCGGCCCTCCATGGAGAGGGCGCGGACGGCGGGACCCGTGTACTCCATCACGCAGCCCGTGCCGCCCGCGGTGCCGATCTGGCCGATGAGGCGCAGGGCCATGTCCTTGGCGCCGGTGCCCGGGGGCAGGCCGCCCTCGAACCGCACCCGCAGGTTCTTCGAGCGGCGCTGGGGCAGGGTCTGGGTGGCCATGACGTGCTCCACCTCGCTGGTGCCGATGCCGAAGGCCAGGGCCCCGAAGGCGCCGTGGGTGCTGGTATGGCTGTCCCCGCAGACCACGGTGGCGCCGGGCAGGGTGAAGCCCTGCTCCGGGCCCACCACGTGGACGATGCCCTGGCGGTCGTCCAGGAGGGGGATGTAGGGCACGCCATGGGCCTTCACGTTCGCTTCGAGCGCCTCGACCTGGAGGCGGCAGGTCTCGTCGGCGATGCCCTTCTCCCGGTCCGCCGTGGGGACGTTGTGGTCCGCCACGGAGAGGATCTGCTCCGGCCGGCGCAGGGGGCGCCCCGCGAGGACCAAGCCCTCGAAGGCCTGCGGGCTGGTGACCTCGTGGACCAGGTGGCGGTCGATGTAGAGGAGGCTGGTGCCGTCGGCGCGGGTGGCCACCAGATGCTCGTCCCAGATCTTGTCGTAGAGGGTGCGCGGGCTCATGGGCTCTTCCTAGCTGGAACGGGGTCGGGGCGGTCGAGGTCGAGGGAGCGGATCAGGTCGAGGAAGGCCCGGGTGGCCGGGGAGAGGGCCGCCTCCCGGCGGGTGACGATGCGGATGAGCTTCTCCACCTGGAGCTCCCGCACGGGGATCTCCACCAGCCGGCCCTCGCGGACGGCGGTGGTGGTGGTCATCCGGGGCAGGATGGCCAGGCCGGCGCCCAGGCTCACGAACTCCAGGATGGTGGCGATGGAGGCCAGCTCCATGGTGAGGCGCAAGGGCGTGTTGCAGCGGGCGAACAGCTCGATGATGGCGGTCCGGGTGGGGGTGGGCGCGTTGTGGGCCACGAAGCGCTCGTCCCCCAGGTCGGTGATGCTGAGGTTCTTCTTCCGGGCGAACCGATGCCCCGGCGGCGCCACCAGGACCATGCGGTCCCGGTGGATGACCTGGCTCACCAGCTCGGGATGGAGGGCGTCGTAGGAGACGAAGCCCACATCCAGGCGCCGCTCCAGCACCTCCGTGGGGATGCGCTCCGAGGTCTGGCGGTAGGCCTGGATCTTGATGGCCGGCCAGGCCTGCTGGTAGGCCAGGAGGATCCGCGGGAGCAGGAACTCGGACACGCTCTCGTTGGCGCCCACGTTCAGGCGACCCTGCTGGAGGCCCTTCAGGGCCCCGAAGGTGTCGAGGATCTCCTGGCGCAGGTCGAACATGCGCTGGGCCAGGGGGAGCAGGGTGGCGCCGGCATCCGTGAGGGTGCCCCCCTTGGTGGTGCGGTCCACCAGGGTCTCGCCCAGCTCCTCCTCCAGGCGCTTCAGGGCGAGGCTCACGGCAGGCTGCGTCCGGAAGAGGCGCTCCGCCGCGCGGGAGAAGCTCTTCTCGCGCGCCAGCACCAGGAATGTTTCCAGCTGCCCGAGGTCCATGGACCCTCCGCCAGGAAGTGTAGGATTCCAAGTATTACTTATGTAATCATAAAAAAAATTAAATGTATTTATGGGTTGGATTGGGTGATCTTCGATTGATCCCACCGGCTCCGGCCGGTCCAGGAGCACCGTCATGGGCAGCGAGCGGATCGCCATCTTCGACACCACCCTCCGCGACGGAGAGCAGTCGCCCGGCTGCAGCATGAATCTGGACGAGAAGCTGCTGATGGCCCGCCAGCTGGAGGCCCTGGGCGTCGATGTC
This region includes:
- a CDS encoding undecaprenyl-diphosphate phosphatase, whose amino-acid sequence is MNPLHAILLGLIQGLTEFLPVSSTAHLTLAEHLMFGGRPMPLAFDVLLHGGTLIALTIYFRRELFQVAMGCLGRDSEGRKLALWLFLAMIPTGLFGLATKGVKEAAKDHLWVYGIGLVCTSGLLYLANRLSCQRNNLRHEDQAGRGLGDLRASDALAVGAIQGIGGGFGLSRSGSTIAMGVFQGLRLPASTRFSFLLGVPTIAAAAVVELRGLVKPLLRHQPLPADLTFPAGSASPALLCGVGVLAAAISGYLAIGLLDRFTRKPRLNGFAVYCLGLGVVMLVLGTTGALGHH
- a CDS encoding transcriptional regulator encodes the protein MNKSGTSPKAILALDRMVHEPARLAILTVLAAAEEVAFLFLQRVTGLSKGNLSSHTQKLEAAGYLETVKTFQGRIPVTSFRITEDGRAALRTYHQQLRALLPKEGKS
- a CDS encoding GntG family PLP-dependent aldolase; this translates as MRSIDLRSDTVTQPSKEMRAAMAAAEVGDDVLEHDPTMVRLEGRVADLLGLEAALWVPSGCMGNLIGLMLHLKRGDRFLAPAQAHVLGAELGTGAWLAGGMPEALAWEGGPGRPTPGQVTRAAGSPGPYYSLRTTLLCLENTHNFAGGAVTPQAEHRALVAAAKAAKLAVHLDGARIWHAATALGLAPSALTEGVDTVQVCLSKGLGAPMGSLLAGTKPAMAEARRLRKMLGGGVRQGGVVAAAGLVALDYLPRVAEDHAKTRRLAEGLRGFGIAAPTPETNILLVPVPDAGAALAALEAVGVRALPVGSAVRFIPHRDLEMADIEEALRRIEPLAHLLRAA
- a CDS encoding YicC family protein translates to MRSMTAFAEVVRPLAAGQLRLSLRSVNSKALDLSLRLPPALFPLEAGLRAQVREAAQRGKLDLTVEVQDEPSLEPRMNRALLRTVAKGWQEDAEWLNLPPLTAEAFFRLPGAFQSPASDLGERMEAPVREALAALLETWNEGRAREAERLRPFFVDGLARLCSLCERLQAEADLQAAELPGLYRQRIEQLLEDARLAGQLPAERLLAEAGVLAERQDVREELTRLAAHLDDFAERLATGRLEGKAIDVWCQEVLRELNTTGSKCKRIAMTRAVMEAKGALDQIREQSANLE
- the leuD gene encoding 3-isopropylmalate dehydratase small subunit gives rise to the protein MVPFTTLTGIAAPLLRANVDTDLIIPKQFLTTLVRSGLGRHLFHELRYSPEGRELPDFLLNREPYRQAAILLSGPNFGCGSSREHAPWALLDFGIRCVVAPSFADIFFNNCFANGILPVVLPAEAITRLAAEEGLLTVDLPAQTVSGASCGFRFEIEPTRKATLLEGLDEIKRSEANLADIEAYEVRRRAEAPWLAIGGQ
- the leuC gene encoding 3-isopropylmalate dehydratase large subunit codes for the protein MSPRTLYDKIWDEHLVATRADGTSLLYIDRHLVHEVTSPQAFEGLVLAGRPLRRPEQILSVADHNVPTADREKGIADETCRLQVEALEANVKAHGVPYIPLLDDRQGIVHVVGPEQGFTLPGATVVCGDSHTSTHGAFGALAFGIGTSEVEHVMATQTLPQRRSKNLRVRFEGGLPPGTGAKDMALRLIGQIGTAGGTGCVMEYTGPAVRALSMEGRMTLCNMSIEGGARAGLVAPDDTTFAYVAGRPLAPKGALWDAAVAHWRTLVSDSEAVFDQEVVIDLHDLAPQVTWGTSPQWVTDITGRVPDPAQGRNADEREAILRALAYMGLEPGTPMEAIGIQAVFIGSCTNGRIEDLREAAGIARGRKVAQGVRALVVPGSGLVKRQAEAEGLDRIFLEAGFEWRQPGCSMCLGMNEDRLEAGVRCASTSNRNFEGRQGRGSRTHLVSPAMAAAAAVAGHFTDVRRMEVR
- a CDS encoding LysR family transcriptional regulator yields the protein MDLGQLETFLVLAREKSFSRAAERLFRTQPAVSLALKRLEEELGETLVDRTTKGGTLTDAGATLLPLAQRMFDLRQEILDTFGALKGLQQGRLNVGANESVSEFLLPRILLAYQQAWPAIKIQAYRQTSERIPTEVLERRLDVGFVSYDALHPELVSQVIHRDRMVLVAPPGHRFARKKNLSITDLGDERFVAHNAPTPTRTAIIELFARCNTPLRLTMELASIATILEFVSLGAGLAILPRMTTTTAVREGRLVEIPVRELQVEKLIRIVTRREAALSPATRAFLDLIRSLDLDRPDPVPARKSP